A DNA window from Cobetia marina contains the following coding sequences:
- the icmH gene encoding type IVB secretion system protein IcmH/DotU translates to MTQTTATQPSDTAAHHPSRAPSQGSGGAGRSGASVPADTRLRTLSQDFFSLILMIRRGSEARNVDEFLTRVADYFRELEAQALAVGYSMDQVRDAQYALCAFLDESVLGAGASNIRQHLELHPLQYTYFGVHLAGEGFFERLEALRTDVKANLDVLEIYHLCLALGFEGKFRLEHRDQLRYVASTLGQDIARYRQTSDVLAPGWQLPDQVGQLLRYEIPVWVYLLVIALCCGAVYLVLDNLLDTQVTALIERLSSLFATT, encoded by the coding sequence ATGACCCAGACCACGGCAACCCAGCCGAGCGACACGGCGGCACATCATCCTTCCCGGGCGCCTTCCCAAGGAAGTGGCGGCGCGGGGAGATCCGGCGCATCGGTTCCGGCGGACACGCGTCTGCGCACGCTGTCCCAGGATTTCTTCTCGCTGATCCTGATGATTCGTCGCGGCAGTGAAGCGCGCAACGTCGATGAGTTCCTGACCCGGGTCGCCGACTACTTCCGCGAGCTGGAAGCCCAGGCGCTGGCGGTCGGTTACAGCATGGATCAGGTGCGTGACGCCCAGTACGCGCTGTGCGCCTTCCTCGATGAAAGCGTGCTGGGGGCCGGTGCCAGCAACATTCGCCAGCATCTGGAGCTGCATCCGCTGCAGTACACCTACTTCGGCGTGCATCTGGCGGGTGAGGGCTTCTTCGAGCGTCTCGAGGCACTGCGCACCGACGTCAAGGCCAACCTGGATGTGCTGGAGATCTATCACCTGTGTCTGGCGCTGGGCTTCGAGGGCAAGTTCCGCCTCGAACACCGTGATCAGCTGCGCTACGTGGCCAGCACGCTGGGCCAGGACATCGCGCGCTACCGTCAGACATCCGACGTGCTGGCACCGGGCTGGCAATTGCCGGACCAGGTCGGTCAGCTGCTGCGTTATGAAATTCCGGTCTGGGTCTATCTGCTGGTGATCGCGCTGTGCTGCGGGGCGGTCTATCTGGTGCTCGACAACCTGCTGGATACTCAGGTCACGGCGCTCATCGAGCGACTGTCGTCCCTGTTCGCAACGACATGA
- the tssK gene encoding type VI secretion system baseplate subunit TssK codes for MSKHNRVRWSEGMFLLPQHFQYQDEYHQWQLGEASTRSGPFAFGVQQLEIDESALAQGRLQLSRLKLVFPDGTLFDAPQHDSLPRARDLGELAGHSEIKVHAALSLVQPYAGNVQEDEQQRGARRRFRQRFDSLPDLLDGDGENELSLLELNVRLLLEGDDLEGSTHCPLAVLTRNAAGGFSVSPRFVPPALHLSSSETLMAMGQRLAGMLQAKHETLSGRRRERADQVAEFGSSDVALFWLLHTVNRAYPALAHLLQHPQHHPEKLYTFLSDLVASLMTFSMDYRLSDLPPYRHEDPVQSLTTLETMARELLDTVVPNQYIPIALEQTKPSYYIAHLHDARLVDADFYISVHADMPGAKLLELVPRAFKVGSPDDIEVVVNSAMPGGSLVHASRLPTAIPSRLDNHYFALEPQGRMYERMMAAQAIAFYVPGGFHNLKIELMAVLK; via the coding sequence GTGAGCAAGCATAATCGCGTGAGGTGGTCCGAGGGCATGTTCCTGCTGCCCCAGCACTTCCAGTATCAGGACGAGTATCACCAGTGGCAGCTCGGCGAGGCCAGCACGCGCAGCGGGCCCTTCGCCTTTGGCGTACAGCAGCTTGAGATCGATGAAAGCGCGCTGGCCCAGGGCCGCCTGCAACTGAGTCGCCTCAAACTGGTCTTCCCGGATGGCACGCTGTTCGATGCTCCCCAGCACGATAGCCTGCCGCGGGCGCGTGACCTGGGAGAGCTGGCCGGTCACAGCGAGATCAAGGTGCATGCTGCGCTGAGCCTGGTACAACCCTACGCCGGCAATGTGCAGGAAGATGAGCAGCAGCGCGGTGCCCGTCGTCGCTTTCGTCAGCGCTTCGATTCCCTGCCGGACCTGCTGGACGGCGATGGCGAGAACGAGCTGAGCCTGCTGGAACTCAATGTGCGTCTGTTGCTGGAAGGCGATGACCTGGAGGGCAGCACGCATTGTCCGCTGGCCGTGCTGACGCGCAATGCCGCCGGTGGCTTCTCGGTCTCGCCGCGCTTCGTGCCGCCTGCGCTTCACCTCTCGAGCAGCGAGACGCTGATGGCCATGGGCCAGCGCCTGGCCGGCATGCTGCAGGCCAAGCACGAGACGCTGTCCGGACGTCGCCGCGAGCGCGCCGATCAGGTCGCGGAATTCGGCTCAAGCGACGTGGCGCTGTTCTGGCTGCTGCATACGGTCAACCGTGCCTACCCGGCGCTGGCGCATCTGCTGCAACACCCGCAGCATCATCCCGAGAAGCTCTACACCTTCCTGTCGGATCTGGTCGCCAGCCTGATGACCTTCTCGATGGATTACCGCCTGAGTGACCTGCCGCCGTACCGCCATGAAGACCCGGTCCAGTCATTGACGACGCTGGAAACCATGGCGCGCGAGCTGCTGGATACCGTGGTGCCCAACCAGTACATCCCCATCGCGCTGGAACAGACCAAGCCGTCCTACTACATCGCCCATCTGCACGATGCGCGTCTGGTGGACGCCGACTTCTACATCAGCGTGCATGCCGACATGCCCGGCGCCAAGTTGCTGGAGCTGGTGCCGCGTGCCTTCAAGGTCGGCTCGCCGGATGACATCGAGGTGGTGGTCAACAGCGCCATGCCCGGCGGCTCGCTGGTACACGCCTCGCGTCTGCCCACCGCGATTCCCTCGCGCCTCGATAACCACTATTTCGCGCTGGAACCCCAGGGCCGCATGTATGAACGCATGATGGCCGCGCAGGCCATCGCCTTCTACGTGCCCGGCGGTTTCCACAACCTCAAGATTGAATTGATGGCGGTGCTGAAATGA
- the tssJ gene encoding type VI secretion system lipoprotein TssJ, which yields MSFRGYHVKAERRTTSLRPRHWLPVMLCASLLLGGCGVGSRLGQQMDGTVGDILFRQDETVAFTLDADDSLNPDVDEASLSVVVRIYQLDASEAFTSASPDGLWDHADKVLGDSLLDTREVVMVPGGHVVDEAPLKPGARYVAVAAYFRQTPDARWRVLFDADAMRKDGLFTSPDGVELTLADHYITVAPDSEDLLATTTPP from the coding sequence ATGTCATTCCGGGGATATCACGTGAAGGCTGAGCGGCGCACCACGTCTCTGCGTCCGCGCCATTGGCTGCCCGTCATGTTGTGCGCCAGCCTGCTGCTCGGCGGCTGCGGGGTCGGCAGCCGTCTTGGCCAGCAGATGGATGGCACGGTGGGGGACATCCTGTTCCGTCAGGACGAGACGGTCGCCTTCACCCTCGATGCCGATGACTCGCTCAATCCGGATGTCGATGAGGCGTCACTGTCGGTGGTGGTGCGCATCTATCAACTGGATGCGAGTGAGGCCTTTACCAGCGCCTCGCCCGATGGCCTCTGGGATCACGCCGACAAGGTACTGGGCGACTCCCTGCTGGATACCCGCGAAGTGGTGATGGTGCCGGGCGGGCATGTCGTCGATGAGGCGCCGCTGAAGCCGGGCGCGCGGTACGTGGCGGTCGCGGCCTATTTCCGCCAGACCCCGGACGCGCGCTGGCGCGTGCTGTTCGATGCCGATGCGATGCGCAAGGACGGCCTGTTCACCTCACCGGACGGCGTCGAACTGACGCTGGCCGATCACTACATCACGGTGGCGCCCGACAGCGAAGACCTGCTGGCAACGACGACACCGCCATGA
- the tssH gene encoding type VI secretion system ATPase TssH encodes MSLKTLFAKLNDVSRGAMEEAAGLCLAKRQYEVDVEHLLIKLLDGDDNDLLRIMRHYSLGLDQLADQLDRSLERLKTGSTATPALSPHITRLIEKAWLIASIDHEVAHIRSGHLLLALLEDPELAQRAGLGASALERSFEPRHDTPLARIDAADLRLHFTSLLAASPEAELSQPTPSAASSGGQTAGEGGGAGRPGSHKTPALDQYTIDLTASARAGNIDPILGRDDEVRQMIDILTRRRQNNPILTGEAGVGKTAVVEGLAQKIVAGEVPAPLARVELRTLDLGLLQAGASVKGEFEQRLKDVIEEVKRSLHPIILFIDEAHTLIGSGGQAGQNDAANLLKPALARGELRTIAATTWAEYKKYFEKDAALARRFQVIKVEEPAEPQAIDMLRGLATRMRDHHKVEILDDAIVQAVRLSSRYITGRQLPDKAVSVLDTACARVALGQQTTPAPLEDARQRLRDLEAERAALAREHERGDDRHAPRLDEIDSEVLAITAQVTALEADWTRQREAVEAVLKADAALSAANESDDATGRDAALAELRAAREVLGAAGGEAPLVHACVDGNAIGEVVAAWTGIPLGKMQRDEIDTVRRLPALLGERVLGQDHALEEIGQRISLSRARLEDPNKPIGVFMLLGPSGVGKTETALALADSLYGGERNLITINMSEYQEAHTVSSLKGSPPGYVGYGEGGVLTEAVRRKPYSVVLLDEVEKAHPDVLEVFFQVFDKGVMEDGEGREIDFRNCVILLTSNVGTDEIMNRCLGVATPPAPEALVEELRDTLNGVFKPAFLGRLKVVPYYPVHSDILARIVDLKLSRLAERFTRNHGAHLSFAPSLATHIAERCTQTDSGARSIDHLLSGSLMPPLVEWVLERMADQQPVGDVSIALDDAGQFTYEMQ; translated from the coding sequence GTGAGTCTCAAGACGCTATTCGCCAAGCTCAATGATGTCAGCCGCGGTGCCATGGAAGAGGCCGCTGGCCTGTGCCTGGCCAAGCGCCAGTATGAAGTCGATGTCGAGCATCTGCTGATCAAGCTGCTGGACGGTGACGACAACGACCTGCTGCGCATCATGCGTCACTACTCGCTGGGGCTGGATCAACTCGCCGATCAGCTGGACCGCTCGCTGGAGCGTCTGAAGACGGGCAGCACCGCGACGCCGGCACTGTCGCCGCATATCACGCGGCTGATCGAGAAGGCCTGGTTGATCGCCTCCATCGACCACGAAGTCGCGCATATCCGCAGCGGGCACCTGCTGCTGGCCCTGCTGGAAGACCCGGAACTGGCCCAGCGCGCAGGCCTGGGAGCTTCCGCGCTGGAGCGTTCGTTCGAGCCACGTCACGACACTCCGCTGGCGCGTATCGATGCCGCAGACCTGCGCCTGCATTTCACCAGCCTCTTGGCCGCAAGTCCCGAGGCCGAGCTCTCGCAGCCGACGCCGTCAGCCGCGAGCAGCGGCGGGCAGACGGCAGGTGAGGGTGGTGGCGCTGGACGCCCGGGCAGTCACAAGACCCCGGCGCTGGATCAATACACCATCGATCTGACCGCCAGTGCGCGCGCCGGCAACATCGACCCGATTCTGGGGCGCGATGACGAAGTGCGCCAGATGATCGACATCCTGACGCGTCGTCGTCAGAACAACCCGATCCTCACCGGTGAGGCGGGGGTCGGCAAGACCGCCGTGGTCGAAGGGCTGGCACAGAAGATCGTCGCCGGGGAAGTGCCTGCGCCGCTGGCACGTGTCGAGCTGCGCACCCTGGATCTCGGCCTGCTGCAGGCCGGCGCCAGCGTGAAGGGCGAATTCGAGCAGCGCCTCAAGGACGTGATCGAGGAAGTGAAGCGCAGCCTGCACCCGATCATTCTGTTCATCGATGAAGCCCACACCCTGATCGGCAGTGGCGGTCAGGCGGGCCAGAACGATGCCGCCAACCTGCTCAAGCCGGCGCTGGCGCGTGGCGAGCTGCGCACCATCGCCGCCACCACCTGGGCCGAGTACAAGAAGTACTTCGAGAAGGACGCCGCCCTGGCGCGTCGCTTCCAGGTGATCAAGGTCGAGGAGCCGGCCGAGCCGCAGGCCATCGACATGCTGCGCGGGCTGGCGACGCGCATGCGCGATCACCACAAGGTCGAGATTCTCGATGACGCCATCGTGCAGGCGGTGCGTCTCTCCAGCCGCTATATCACCGGCCGTCAGCTGCCGGACAAGGCGGTCAGCGTGCTGGATACCGCCTGTGCGCGTGTCGCGCTGGGCCAGCAGACCACGCCGGCACCGCTGGAAGATGCCCGTCAGCGCCTGCGCGATCTCGAGGCTGAACGTGCGGCACTGGCTCGCGAGCACGAGCGCGGCGATGACCGCCATGCCCCGCGTCTGGACGAGATTGACAGCGAAGTGCTGGCCATTACCGCGCAGGTGACGGCGCTGGAAGCTGACTGGACACGTCAGCGTGAGGCCGTCGAGGCGGTGCTCAAGGCTGATGCCGCCCTGAGCGCGGCCAACGAATCCGATGATGCCACCGGGCGTGACGCTGCCTTGGCCGAGCTGCGTGCCGCGCGTGAGGTGCTGGGAGCCGCCGGTGGCGAGGCGCCGCTGGTGCATGCCTGTGTCGATGGCAATGCCATCGGCGAAGTCGTCGCTGCCTGGACCGGCATTCCGCTGGGCAAGATGCAGCGTGACGAGATTGACACCGTGCGTCGTCTGCCGGCGCTGTTGGGCGAGCGCGTGCTCGGGCAGGACCACGCACTGGAAGAGATCGGCCAGCGCATCAGCCTGTCGCGCGCCAGGCTCGAAGACCCGAACAAGCCGATCGGTGTCTTCATGCTGCTCGGCCCGAGCGGGGTCGGCAAGACCGAAACCGCGCTGGCCCTCGCCGACAGCCTGTACGGCGGTGAGCGCAATCTCATCACCATCAACATGTCCGAGTACCAGGAAGCCCACACCGTCTCCTCGCTGAAAGGCTCGCCGCCCGGCTATGTCGGTTACGGGGAGGGCGGTGTGCTGACCGAGGCCGTGCGTCGCAAGCCGTATAGCGTGGTGCTGCTCGATGAGGTCGAGAAGGCGCATCCGGACGTGCTGGAAGTCTTCTTCCAGGTGTTCGACAAGGGCGTGATGGAGGATGGCGAAGGGCGCGAGATCGACTTCCGCAACTGCGTCATCCTGCTGACCTCCAACGTCGGCACCGACGAGATCATGAACCGCTGCCTGGGCGTGGCGACCCCGCCGGCACCGGAAGCGCTGGTCGAGGAGCTGCGCGACACCCTCAATGGCGTCTTCAAGCCGGCCTTCCTCGGCCGCCTCAAGGTCGTGCCGTACTACCCGGTCCACAGCGACATCCTGGCGCGCATCGTCGACCTCAAGCTGTCGCGTCTGGCGGAACGCTTCACGCGCAACCACGGCGCCCACCTGAGCTTCGCCCCGTCGCTGGCGACGCATATCGCCGAGCGCTGTACCCAGACCGACAGCGGTGCGCGCAGCATCGATCACCTGCTGAGTGGCTCGCTGATGCCGCCGCTGGTGGAGTGGGTGCTGGAACGCATGGCCGATCAGCAGCCGGTGGGCGATGTCAGCATCGCGCTGGATGACGCCGGCCAGTTCACCTACGAGATGCAGTGA
- the tssG gene encoding type VI secretion system baseplate subunit TssG yields MARQNRHSAPGLIDQARAEPYRFSFFQLVRLLRLHYSRAGRLEPELRPHEDPLRFRSQLSLNFPASEVSDLVFESETSRSPTDQPLTQVQVTFMGLVGPSGVLPRPYTETLIDRHVQLRDDGAHAFFDLFSHRMTALFYQAWQKYRFHIEYERRGETDFERQLLALSGVSGRSAQLLFAGDDALVDENRDNAAPSRGLGNQDGRELPRELFSFFAGLLGQRPRNQQNLTTLLGSFFGVPCEVKPFQGRWLDISEPELTRLGQANARLGQSAVAGKRAWDYQSCVRIAVGPLRLADFRRFLPGGEDHLRMTELIRFYVGPELDFELELQLEPSEVPPARLGGAGGISLGRLGWLGQTPRSTSGSVLLRIPFDGVTP; encoded by the coding sequence ATGGCCCGCCAGAACCGGCACTCAGCCCCTGGTCTGATCGACCAGGCGCGCGCTGAGCCTTACCGGTTCAGCTTCTTTCAGCTGGTGCGATTGCTCCGGCTGCACTACAGCCGTGCCGGACGCCTCGAACCCGAGCTGCGTCCCCACGAGGACCCGCTGCGCTTTCGCAGCCAGCTGTCGCTGAACTTCCCGGCCAGTGAAGTGAGTGACCTCGTGTTCGAGAGCGAGACATCGCGCTCTCCGACCGACCAGCCGCTGACCCAGGTGCAGGTCACCTTCATGGGGCTGGTGGGCCCGTCCGGTGTCCTGCCGCGTCCGTACACCGAGACGTTGATCGACCGCCACGTGCAGCTGCGCGATGACGGGGCTCATGCCTTCTTCGATCTGTTCTCGCACCGCATGACGGCGCTGTTCTATCAGGCGTGGCAGAAGTATCGCTTCCACATCGAGTATGAGCGTCGCGGCGAGACGGACTTCGAGCGCCAGCTGCTCGCGCTCAGCGGTGTCTCCGGGCGCTCCGCGCAGCTGCTGTTCGCGGGGGACGATGCCCTTGTCGACGAGAATCGCGACAACGCGGCACCCAGCCGGGGGCTCGGCAATCAGGACGGCCGAGAACTGCCGCGCGAGCTGTTCTCCTTCTTCGCCGGGCTGCTCGGTCAGCGGCCCCGCAATCAGCAGAACCTGACCACCTTGCTGGGCAGCTTCTTCGGCGTGCCGTGTGAGGTGAAGCCCTTCCAGGGGCGTTGGCTCGACATCAGCGAGCCGGAATTGACGCGCCTGGGGCAGGCCAATGCCCGGCTGGGACAGAGCGCCGTGGCCGGCAAGCGCGCCTGGGATTACCAGTCCTGCGTGCGTATCGCGGTCGGCCCCTTGCGCCTGGCGGACTTCCGCCGCTTTCTGCCCGGCGGTGAGGACCATCTGCGCATGACGGAACTGATCCGTTTCTATGTCGGGCCGGAGCTCGATTTCGAGCTGGAACTGCAGCTCGAGCCCAGTGAAGTGCCGCCGGCCCGCCTGGGAGGAGCCGGTGGCATCTCGCTGGGCCGCCTCGGCTGGCTGGGCCAGACACCCCGCAGCACCTCGGGAAGTGTGCTGCTACGAATTCCCTTCGATGGAGTGACCCCGTGA
- the tssF gene encoding type VI secretion system baseplate subunit TssF, giving the protein MLDELLPYYEQEISHLRFLGREFAREYPKIAARLQLEGDHCEDPHTERLVESFAFLSARVHKKLDDDLPEIVEAFLDVLYPHYLRPTPSLSIAQLDPGEQTSLTGRYQVARHTEMFSRPVEGVACRFRTCYPVDVWPLRVESAGFSLLERSAFNGRDKDSVARLDLAFEALNDQSVGSFGIDRLRLFLDGEGALMHPMYELLFNNLTRLSVSFDEGGQRREVALPTDSLTPVGFAPEEGLIDYPERSFLGYRLLHEYFTFPDKFMFFDVEGLTRLLARASGTRFELHFHFADYALDERLSRLSQSLGRNHFRLGCTPVINLFERQAEPILLTHTQAEYPVVADVRNPHGAEVISIDRVTRVQKTAERDHVRYCPPFFEPQGSAPSRETSYWLSRRVPSARERDAGTELLLRLADRELNAIDATSDVLSLKLTCSNRDLPQRLSFGHPRGDFTLPREQVVKAIRCLRKPTPSARPPMGKGVIWRLISHLSLNHLSLVERGRDVLLEMLSLYNYRDLEATRRQINGIASIQSAPAMTRIGHPRPAFVRGTGITLELDEQEFIGSGIFVFGMVLDHFFGQYCSLNSFTRLTLRSRQREKDVVTWPARTGTQPLV; this is encoded by the coding sequence ATGCTTGATGAACTGCTGCCTTATTACGAACAAGAGATCTCGCACCTGCGCTTTCTGGGCCGGGAGTTCGCACGTGAGTACCCCAAGATTGCCGCAAGACTGCAATTGGAAGGCGACCACTGCGAAGACCCGCACACCGAGCGTCTGGTCGAGTCCTTCGCGTTCCTGTCGGCACGGGTTCACAAGAAGCTGGATGATGATCTGCCGGAAATCGTCGAGGCCTTCCTCGATGTGCTCTACCCCCATTACCTGCGACCGACGCCTTCGCTGTCGATCGCACAGCTCGACCCCGGTGAGCAGACCTCGCTGACCGGGCGCTATCAGGTCGCGCGGCACACCGAGATGTTCTCGCGTCCGGTGGAAGGCGTGGCCTGCCGGTTCCGTACCTGCTATCCGGTGGATGTGTGGCCGCTGCGCGTGGAAAGCGCCGGCTTCTCGCTGCTGGAACGCTCGGCCTTCAATGGCCGCGACAAGGACAGCGTCGCGCGGCTGGATCTGGCCTTCGAGGCCTTGAACGACCAGTCGGTGGGCAGCTTCGGGATCGACCGCCTGCGCCTGTTCCTGGACGGCGAGGGTGCCTTGATGCACCCGATGTACGAACTGCTGTTCAACAATCTGACCCGCCTGAGCGTCAGCTTCGATGAGGGCGGCCAGCGCCGAGAAGTCGCGCTGCCGACGGATTCGCTCACGCCGGTCGGGTTCGCGCCCGAGGAAGGATTGATCGATTACCCCGAGCGCTCCTTCCTCGGCTATCGCCTGCTGCACGAGTACTTCACCTTCCCCGACAAGTTCATGTTCTTCGATGTCGAAGGGCTGACACGTCTGCTGGCACGCGCCAGCGGCACGCGTTTCGAGCTGCACTTCCACTTCGCGGACTATGCGCTGGACGAGCGTCTGTCGCGGCTGTCCCAGAGTCTGGGGCGCAATCATTTCCGCCTCGGCTGCACGCCGGTGATCAACCTGTTCGAGCGTCAGGCCGAGCCGATCCTGCTCACCCATACCCAGGCGGAATATCCGGTGGTGGCCGATGTGCGCAATCCGCACGGCGCCGAGGTGATCTCGATCGACCGCGTCACGCGCGTACAGAAGACTGCCGAGCGCGATCACGTGCGCTATTGCCCGCCGTTCTTCGAGCCGCAGGGCAGTGCGCCGTCACGCGAGACCAGCTACTGGCTGTCGCGGCGGGTGCCGTCCGCCCGTGAGCGGGATGCCGGCACCGAGCTGCTGCTGCGCCTGGCGGATCGTGAGCTCAATGCCATCGACGCCACCAGTGACGTGCTTAGCCTCAAGCTGACCTGCAGCAATCGTGACCTGCCGCAGCGACTGAGCTTCGGCCATCCGCGCGGTGACTTCACGCTGCCGCGCGAGCAGGTGGTCAAGGCCATCCGCTGCCTGCGCAAGCCCACGCCCTCGGCGCGGCCGCCGATGGGCAAGGGCGTCATCTGGCGCCTGATCTCGCATCTCTCGCTCAACCATCTCTCATTGGTGGAGCGTGGCCGCGATGTGCTGCTGGAAATGCTCTCGCTCTACAACTATCGCGATCTCGAGGCCACGCGTCGCCAGATCAACGGCATCGCCAGCATCCAGAGCGCACCGGCGATGACACGGATCGGGCATCCTCGCCCGGCCTTCGTGCGCGGTACCGGCATCACGCTGGAGCTGGATGAACAGGAGTTCATCGGCAGCGGCATCTTCGTGTTCGGCATGGTGCTGGATCACTTCTTCGGGCAGTACTGCTCGCTCAACAGTTTCACTCGGCTGACATTGCGCAGCCGCCAGCGCGAAAAGGACGTCGTGACATGGCCCGCCAGAACCGGCACTCAGCCCCTGGTCTGA
- the tssE gene encoding type VI secretion system baseplate subunit TssE: MRMNGTRRLIPTLWDRLQDDAPHQGEAAEEQRFVSLDEYKRTIVRDLEILVNTRSELLGGRLNDFPGLRGTVLGFGLPDFLGRGLHSSEDRRLIQRQLEYAIESNDRRFRNVQVKLLDQDGQDRLLRFRVETLLVLKDATRQVAFDAVLHADTQQYKVQNLS, from the coding sequence ATGCGCATGAATGGCACCCGCCGCCTCATTCCCACCTTGTGGGATCGGTTGCAGGACGATGCACCGCATCAGGGAGAGGCCGCGGAGGAGCAACGCTTCGTCAGTCTCGACGAGTACAAGCGCACCATCGTGCGTGACCTCGAGATTCTGGTGAACACGCGCAGCGAATTGCTGGGAGGGCGCTTGAATGACTTTCCCGGGTTGCGCGGCACGGTGCTGGGCTTCGGTCTGCCGGACTTTCTCGGCCGAGGCCTGCACAGCAGTGAAGACCGCCGCTTGATCCAGCGTCAGCTGGAGTACGCCATCGAAAGCAATGACCGTCGCTTTCGCAACGTGCAGGTCAAGCTGCTTGACCAGGATGGTCAGGATCGACTCCTGCGCTTTCGCGTCGAGACGCTCCTCGTCCTCAAGGATGCAACGCGGCAAGTGGCCTTCGATGCCGTGCTGCATGCCGACACTCAGCAATACAAAGTGCAGAACCTTTCCTGA
- the tssC gene encoding type VI secretion system contractile sheath large subunit: MSDNRSESAVAPQAQDTVFAPQSSLLDSIISESRVARSETERTRARDLIEELVAQVLDGEVMPSKDLIAVLDARIAEIDAMLSEQMNEVMHASEFQKLESSWRGLRYLVDQTETGSNMKIQMLNATKKELVRDLKSAPEFDQSALFKKVYEEEYGTFGGAPFGMLVGDYEFSRSPEDIYLLEQISHVAASAHAPFISAASPELFGWDSFTEMSGPRDLSKIFDTVEYAKWKSFRNSEDARYVGLTLPHVLGRLPYGPDTTPVEEFNFVENVDGREHNKYLWMNAAYAMGSRVTDAFANYGWCVAIRGVEGGGLVENLPTHTFQTDDGEVALKCPTEIAVTDRREKELADLGFIPLVHCKGTDYAAFFGTQSAQKQKTYNTDVANANARLSSQMQYIFATSRIAHYMKAIMRDKVGSFASRTSVERYLNDWLSQYVLLDDNASQEAKAQFPLREARVEVAEVPGKPGVFKAVTFLRPHYQLDELTASLRLVAELPQSTRS; this comes from the coding sequence ATGAGTGACAATCGTAGTGAATCAGCAGTGGCACCGCAGGCACAGGATACCGTCTTCGCGCCGCAGTCTTCCTTGCTCGACAGCATCATCTCCGAGAGCCGCGTGGCGCGCTCCGAGACCGAGCGCACCCGTGCGCGCGACCTGATCGAAGAGCTGGTCGCCCAGGTGCTGGATGGCGAAGTCATGCCCAGCAAGGACCTCATCGCCGTGCTGGATGCGCGTATCGCCGAGATCGACGCGATGCTCTCCGAGCAGATGAACGAAGTCATGCACGCCAGTGAGTTCCAGAAGCTGGAATCCTCCTGGCGCGGTCTGCGCTATCTGGTTGATCAGACCGAGACCGGCAGCAACATGAAGATCCAGATGCTCAACGCCACCAAGAAGGAATTGGTGCGTGACCTGAAATCGGCGCCGGAATTCGATCAGAGCGCGCTGTTCAAGAAGGTCTACGAAGAAGAGTACGGCACCTTCGGTGGCGCGCCGTTCGGCATGCTGGTCGGCGATTACGAATTCTCGCGCAGTCCGGAAGACATCTATCTGCTGGAGCAGATCTCCCACGTGGCCGCCTCGGCGCACGCACCCTTCATCTCCGCGGCGTCTCCGGAGCTGTTCGGCTGGGACTCCTTCACCGAGATGAGCGGTCCGCGTGATCTGTCCAAGATCTTCGACACCGTCGAATACGCCAAGTGGAAGTCTTTCCGCAACTCCGAAGATGCGCGCTATGTCGGCCTGACGTTGCCGCACGTGCTGGGACGTCTGCCGTATGGCCCGGACACCACGCCGGTCGAGGAATTCAACTTCGTCGAGAACGTCGATGGCCGTGAGCACAACAAGTACCTGTGGATGAACGCGGCGTACGCCATGGGCTCCCGCGTGACTGACGCCTTCGCCAACTATGGCTGGTGTGTCGCCATTCGCGGTGTCGAGGGCGGCGGCCTGGTCGAGAACCTGCCGACCCACACCTTCCAGACCGACGATGGTGAAGTGGCGCTGAAGTGCCCGACCGAGATCGCCGTGACCGACCGTCGCGAGAAGGAGCTGGCAGACCTGGGCTTCATCCCGCTGGTGCACTGCAAGGGCACGGACTACGCCGCCTTCTTCGGCACCCAGTCCGCCCAGAAGCAGAAGACGTACAACACCGACGTGGCCAACGCCAACGCGCGGCTGTCCTCGCAGATGCAGTACATCTTCGCCACCTCACGCATCGCGCATTACATGAAGGCGATCATGCGTGACAAGGTCGGCAGCTTCGCCTCGCGCACCAGTGTCGAGCGCTACCTGAACGACTGGCTGTCCCAGTACGTGCTGCTGGACGACAACGCCAGCCAGGAAGCCAAGGCGCAGTTCCCGCTGCGTGAAGCACGTGTCGAAGTCGCGGAAGTCCCGGGCAAGCCGGGTGTCTTCAAGGCCGTGACCTTCCTGCGGCCGCACTACCAGCTGGATGAACTGACCGCCTCACTGCGCCTGGTCGCAGAGCTGCCGCAGTCCACTCGCAGCTGA